Within the Armatimonadota bacterium genome, the region ATCGATTGGATCTTGCTGGCCCAGGAGACTTTGGGGCCTTCGGTTTCCATGGTGGTCAGCAGCTTGTGGAAGGCATCCGCATAGAGCTGGTCCACTTCGTTGTCGGCCTCGAGCACCGTCATCGCGCGTTCGTCGTCCTCCTCGACAAACGACTCGAAGGCGTCGCGGACCATCTTCTTGGCGGCCTTGGCCATTTTGCGAAGCTCCGGGATCGTGTTGTACTTGCCGCCTTCGCAGAGTTCGAGGGTCCGTTCGCAGCAGTTGACGCACAGGTCGCCCATCCGCTCGAAGTCGGTCACCAGCTTCATGGCGATGGTGATGAACCGCAGGTCGGAGGCGACGGGCTGCCTGCGGGCAAGGATCTGGAGGCAGAGGTCGTCCGACTCCATCTCCAGCCTGTTGATTTGGGGGTCGCGATCGATCACCTTGCGCGCAAGATCGGCGTCTTTGGAGTCGAACGCAGTCAGCGAATCCTCGATCATCTGCTCGACCGCAGCGCCCATCTGCAGGATCATTTTGCGAAGACGATTCAGTTCTCGCTCGTATTCGCTGTCGGTGTGAAGGCCCTTCTGCACCATCGTGTCCCTAATCATGGCTCAACCGAACCTCCCAGTGATGTAGTCCTCTGTGGCCTGCTTGTCGGGCCGCGTGAAGACCTTGGACGTCTCGTTGAACTCGATCAGCTCACCCATATAGAAGAAGGCCGTAAAGTCAGCCACGCGGGCGGCTTGCTGCATGTTGTGGGTGACGATGGCGACGGTGTAGTGCGCCTTCAGCTCGTGGATGAGCTCCTCGATCTTGGCCGTTGCGATCGGGTCCAGAGCCGAGCAGGGCTCGTCCATCAGCACGACTTCAGGTTCAAGAGCCAGCGTTCTGGCGATGCAGAGCCGCTGCTGCTGGCCACCTGAAAGGCCCACGCCGGGGCGGTTCAGCGAGTCTTTGACTTCGTTCCAGAGGGCGGCCTTGACTAGAGCCTGCTCCACGATTTCATCGGCGTTTCTGGGTTTGTGGCCTTGAAGCATCAGCCCGGCAAGGACATTGTCCCGAATGGTCATCGTCGGGAACGGGTTGGGCTTTTGGAAGACCATGCCCACGCGCTGCCTAAGGCGCACGGGGTTCACCCCCGGGGCGTAGACGTCCTGCCCATCCAGGGTGACCTTGCCCTCGGCGCGCGCCCCGGGTACCACCTCGTGCATCCGGTTGATGCAGCGGATGAAGGTGGACTTGCCGCAGCCGGAAGGGCCGATGATCGCGGTCACTTGACGCTCTGGGATTGGCATCGAGATGCCTTTCAGCACTTCGTTTTGGCCAAACCAAGCCCTCAGACCTTCAGACCTGATCTTGGCTTCCTTGGTGAGCGAGGGCAATGGCCCCATTTCGGCTTGAACGGCCGGAGGGGAGAAGATGGACGCCTCTGGAGGTTTTGTCGGTTGCATGGTAATCATGGCGGAGGTCGGATGGTGGGATAAGGGCGGGTTCACCAGTTGATACGTCGTTGAAGCCTTGCCCTGAGCCAGATGGCGACTCCATTCATCAAGAGCATCAACACGAGGAGAACGACGATGCCGGCGGCTGCGTCCACCTGGAAGCCCTTCTGCGGGCGGGAAATCCAGTTGAACGCCTGGATGGGCATGGCGGTGAAGGCGCTGGTTGGAGAACTCGGCACGAAGGCCAAATAGGTCACCGCCCCGATGGTCAACAGCGGCGCGGTCTCACCGATGGCCCGCGCGAGAGAGAGGATGATTCCGGTTAGCACCCCGGGAAGGCTCATCGGGAGCACGACCTGCCGGATGCTGGCCCACTTGTCGCCGCCCAGAGCATACGCTGCCTCGCGCAGGGAGCGCGGTACGGTCCGCAGCGCCTCGCGCGAAGCCATGATGACCATCGGCAAGAGGAGCAAGGCAAGGGTAGCCGCGCCCGCGAGGATGCTCCTGCCCATCGACATGATGCGCACGAACAGCTCCAATCCGAGCAGAGCATAGATGATCGATGGCACACCGGCCAGGTTGCTGATGTTGAGCTCGATGAGCGAGGTCAGCTTGCCCGGGCGGGCGTACTCTTCCAGGTAGATCGCGGCGCCAAGTCCGAGTGGGAT harbors:
- the phoU gene encoding phosphate signaling complex protein PhoU, producing MIRDTMVQKGLHTDSEYERELNRLRKMILQMGAAVEQMIEDSLTAFDSKDADLARKVIDRDPQINRLEMESDDLCLQILARRQPVASDLRFITIAMKLVTDFERMGDLCVNCCERTLELCEGGKYNTIPELRKMAKAAKKMVRDAFESFVEEDDERAMTVLEADNEVDQLYADAFHKLLTTMETEGPKVSWASKIQSIAKYLERLADHATNVAELVVFMVRGKDVRHIGSREESAE
- the pstB gene encoding phosphate ABC transporter ATP-binding protein — encoded protein: MGPLPSLTKEAKIRSEGLRAWFGQNEVLKGISMPIPERQVTAIIGPSGCGKSTFIRCINRMHEVVPGARAEGKVTLDGQDVYAPGVNPVRLRQRVGMVFQKPNPFPTMTIRDNVLAGLMLQGHKPRNADEIVEQALVKAALWNEVKDSLNRPGVGLSGGQQQRLCIARTLALEPEVVLMDEPCSALDPIATAKIEELIHELKAHYTVAIVTHNMQQAARVADFTAFFYMGELIEFNETSKVFTRPDKQATEDYITGRFG
- the pstA gene encoding phosphate ABC transporter permease PstA, which encodes MSAIPAPTVPQPAQADNALTGKVRGAGAERAFRALCWIALILPLLLLAVLLASTVRDGMPRLTWDFLTSYPSRKPELAGFLPAIVGSLWLMGLTAVIAIPLGLGAAIYLEEYARPGKLTSLIELNISNLAGVPSIIYALLGLELFVRIMSMGRSILAGAATLALLLLPMVIMASREALRTVPRSLREAAYALGGDKWASIRQVVLPMSLPGVLTGIILSLARAIGETAPLLTIGAVTYLAFVPSSPTSAFTAMPIQAFNWISRPQKGFQVDAAAGIVVLLVLMLLMNGVAIWLRARLQRRINW